In a single window of the Syngnathus typhle isolate RoL2023-S1 ecotype Sweden linkage group LG19, RoL_Styp_1.0, whole genome shotgun sequence genome:
- the skida1 gene encoding SKI/DACH domain-containing protein 1 gives MGDLECGFEEMQGVRLGYLLIQGKQMFALSQVFTELLKNIPRTTVHKRMDHLKVKKHHCDLDELRKLKAINSIAFHAAKCTLISREDVEALYFSCKTERVLKSGSNKSKNTSCPAGDGRGSEGLLHGEAELWQKKVWFSLHGVQDKARRGRRELCDSKLPHFYHKTHGRDYRSATKSSHRHFKNYETTKLQGKRVTFNQRHSFFRSAPAAAFQSAMAAQSRLSRAAGDFHHKRKRRREGGGGGGGRDGVRHPWRSRHHQHVPPVLLVQPKSSITHRTAFGAFHLSPDFYLHPHQLQQSFPESSDTESSTYSDWAYPDSDFGSGFSTSSSSEEEEEDDDTQSESTEVSSDEEEEESSSHSDSSSVSSRVSVQSIRFRRARVGTLAKTLNPIKAPLLLQPTFHYNHQQQQQQQNDNSPQSHVATSHKAERAHEKCEFRNNSGSKLLSVVFTEKRRDKTGANTDSVLERVRTNKAVSASRKTLACPINEHCGRDKDAKYTGQRLPTPPKKIKTETEELSVTASPRSDSGCKVARTPPLALHKVKLKVEDYPDEYEYQSQIGAVKFKVPSINTEFGCKTDAAVDVKSAEDSPDVAPACPFSSYGYNKSIQERLEEGETRTKKCRASELGGRSRLSRAQSKQARVSRAAASSSSSSSTTSSHPCEEGSAEILPNRRKRSSTNASTCSAKMPFSLMANFPFSPSLVVGSDGDLCPAYSLNSLRGPGPPPPSHPVWSWQPGGHILPPPHTHKTAK, from the coding sequence TTTGTCTCAGGTCTTCACCGAGCTGCTCAAGAACATTCCACGCACCACCGTGCACAAGCGCATGGACCACCTGAAGGTGAAGAAACACCACTGTGACCTGGACGAGCTACGCAAGCTCAAAGCAATAAACTCCATCGCTTTCCACGCAGCCAAGTGCACGCTGATATCGCGGGAGGACGTGGAGGCGCTCTACTTCTCCTGCAAGACGGAGCGAGTGTTGAAGTCCGGCagcaacaaaagcaaaaacacgTCGTGTCCGGCTGGGGACGGGCGCGGGTCCGAGGGGCTCCTCCATGGCGAAGCCGAGCTTTGGCAGAAAAAAGTTTGGTTCAGTTTGCACGGCGTGCAAGACAAAGCGCGCCGGGGACGGAGAGAGCTCTGCGACTCCAAACTACCTCACTTTTACCACAAAACCCACGGACGAGATTACCGTTCGGCTACAAAGTCCAGTCACAGACACTTTAAAAACTATGAAACCACCAAGTTGCAAGGGAAACGGGTGACTTTCAACCAGAGGCATTCGTTTTTTCGGAGCGCTCCCGCAGCCGCGTTCCAGTCCGCCATGGCTGCTCAGTCCAGGCTGTCTCGCGCAGCCGGCGACTTTCATCACAAAAGGAAGAGGAGGCGCgaggggggcggcggcggcggcggcagggaCGGCGTAAGACACCCCTGGAGGAGCAGACACCACCAGCACGTCCCTCCGGTGCTGCTCGTACAACCCAAATCGTCCATTACGCACCGCACGGCTTTTGGTGCCTTCCACCTGAGCCCGGATTTTTACCTTCACCCTCATCAACTCCAACAGAGCTTTCCCGAGAGCAGCGATACCGAGTCCAGTACCTATTCGGACTGGGCCTACCCCGACTCGGATTTTGGTTCCGGCTTCTCCACCAGCAGCAGCtccgaggaagaagaggaagatgatgaCACCCAGTCTGAGAGTACAGAAGTCAGCtcggatgaggaggaggaagaaagctCCTCTCATTCAGACTCCAGCTCTGTTTCGAGTCGCGTTTCGGTTCAGAGTATCCGGTTTAGGCGGGCCCGGGTGGGGACCCTCGCCAAAACTCTTAACCCTATAAAGGCGCCTCTGCTTCTGCAGCCCACTTTTCACTacaaccaccagcagcagcagcagcagcagaatgaCAACTCACCGCAGAGTCACGTCGCCACATCTCATAAAGCCGAGCGAGCCCACGAGAAATGCGAATTTAGGAATAACTCTGGATCCAAATTGCTCTCGGTTGTTTTCACAGAAAAGAGACGTGACAAGACGGGTGCAAACACCGACTCGGTGCTTGAGCGCGTCCGTACCAACAAAGCCGTCTCTGCATCACGCAAGACATTGGCGTGTCCCATCAACGAGCACTGTGGCCGCGACAAAGACGCGAAATATACCGGACAAAGACTGCCCACTCCGCCCAAGAAAATAAAGACCGAAACGGAGGAGCTTTCCGTCACGGCGTCTCCTCGTTCCGATAGCGGCTGCAAGGTCGCCAGGACGCCGCCCCTCGCTCTCCACAAAGTGAAATTAAAAGTGGAAGACTATCCCGATGAATATGAATACCAGAGCCAGATCGGTGCAGTCAAATTCAAAGTGCCGTCGATCAACACTGAATTCGGCTGCAAAACAGACGCAGCGGTGGATGTGAAATCCGCCGAGGATAGCCCAGATGTGGCCCCCGCGTGCCCCTTCAGCTCATACGGATATAATAAGAGCATCCAAGAGCGACTCGAGGAGGGGGAGACGAGGACTAAAAAGTGCAGGGCTTCAGAGCTGGGGGGGAGATCCAGGCTTTCCAGGGCGCAATCAAAACAAGCCAGGGTCAGCAGGGctgctgcctcctcctcctcctcttcctccaccaccTCCTCTCACCCCTGCGAGGAAGGCTCCGCGGAGATTTTACCCAACCGACGAAAACGCAGCAGTACCAACGCATCGACGTGCAGCGCTAAAATGCCTTTCAGCCTCATGGCAAACTTCCCGTTTTCGCCGTCGCTGGTGGTTGGCAGCGACGGGGATCTATGCCCCGCTTACTCCCTCAACTCTCTGAGGGGTCCCGGGCCTCCCCCTCCGTCTCACCCCGTGTGGAGTTGGCAGCCAGGCGGACATATTCTCCCTCCCCCACACACTCACAAGACAGCAAAATAG